The Leguminivora glycinivorella isolate SPB_JAAS2020 chromosome 25, LegGlyc_1.1, whole genome shotgun sequence nucleotide sequence atgtgacatttgcataatggtaggcattaaaacatgagtgttgtttttgttgtgttaataagataacatgagtgttttaacgcctaattatgtatagtcgcatacataactttatctacatccatgtatgtatgggcgcgggtttatcgtcccatacaaaattttaatttcgcgcgtttttatactcttataatttgcttgaccgtctacctatccaaattcattcagataggttaggtactgcacttacatttacatactcacatgaaattcgacacgcgtattgagaatctgttatagaccgacatgtcggaaaactgcaattctgacaataataattaaataaccttttttgcgtcgataaatatatataatttaatgtatgataggaaacttgaactaacttgcgatattgtcacgtctgcttttgttgcattttttactctttggtttcaacgaaacatggccgccgcaacatggcgcttcggcatgagtttatattgatacattttttaaaaagtaagcgtgtttaaacaaaaatgcagaaaacctacgtatgaaaagtcactccttggcttttgttagattttcctgagcagtttgtacagtacctcactacacatgacggcattatttagacgaaatatttttcattgcgatacgtcaatctaccacagccgttcggcacagactaagcgcgtttgtgccgatcggctctaagtgttgttacacaaaatcaagttgaggtgccctctctagttaacataattactcaaagcctgtggaactactggaagcagtgataaacgcattttttgcgttgtagtttcctcgctatagtgaggggaaaagttttgtgttacactcgggtgcaaatgtgctttacttctcgtgtgttaaaaaactcgcaagttcaggattctattctcgaaccactcgtggttcaactatagaatcctttcacttgctcgtttttcaattacacactcggcgttaaaatacaactttgcccccttgtataacaaataactattactgtaCCGTGAACAATGAGCGGTTAAAACGTCAATACCTATATACAAAATCGGCGTCTCTCGCCAAAAAGACCAATTGCTCAAGACTCGCTGTTGTAGTAGTAGCGGAACTGGTAGAGGCACTAGTTTTCTTCCCCTTATACTCGCTCGGCATTACGCTCGTCCTCACCAATACGAAGATGATAACGCCGATGAACATCATAACACTGATTGTAGCGAAGACAGTGATGAATATTCTGAAGTTGTTCTTGTTTTTCACACCAAACATGGTGCCTTTACGCTGAACTACGGTGAGACGGGACTCGGAATACGCTTTTCGCTCCATTTTAGTctagaaataaaagaaatgtaGCTATAGAGTCAACCAAATCACACCTCGAACAATgcatggcgatcaaatacaccctgtttttattcttttccgttaaattcaccaccctgtatatcgcttttcgttgaatccaaaaaaaaattttttttctttccatatattatataataaattaattatttagtgtgagaggaccttaatcattaTATTAAAGTCAGTGTGAAGTGTTtgacggcaaatgtcaaaataaataacataaggaagtggtaagggatgccacacacgtgttcagtaattaaattatttttataaactgaaatagataccatcatacactaaagaaaaagcgatcaagcccactggtggcgaagccgggaatcgaacccgggtctccagctaacgcggctgacgtgataaaccgctacaccacctcgaccgccgaggtacccgtcgaaatttctctaaattaaaattaaattaaatttttctcacaaatgtcacagtttcgttttctttcaaccccttatttgccaagagtggcactgaaactttagtagtttcatgtgttctgcctatccctatatgggatacaggcgtgattgtatgtatgtatattaaatttttctttaaattatttttttaataattcgataaccgtaacgccgttttcacattatccgatccgatatcggaagtcggaaggatttccatagaaaaaatccaagatggcgcctgtaatgtatgggatatcggtccgacatccgatatcggatcggataatgtgaaaacgcactaagagttaGTATATTTGATTgctagtgtccgagatgtgacagcAGCGTTGCAGATGTCCGCGCCATAATCCATGATGCCGAGTGGGGCTCCTATTTTAGCgactaatgttttttgtttgtatGTGTCCTGTTTTATTTGTACTTTAGTGTGACGTTAcacaaaaaatgaaaaataaatttaatgtaattttgaacaattattaatttaaaacgtATACCCAACtgaatttatgatttttaacttctgattagcagaaacgtctgcaatcgatgccactaggcttagaataaatttaaaagtggaagtggtggtcttggtggctcagttggcagagcgctggagtatcgatccagaggccgtgagttcaagtctcacccaaggcagacattttccacttttaaatttaaatgaatttATGATTATCGCgcaattgtaataatatattaaactTATCGTataatttaagtttagtcttatgCATGTTGCTGTTTTAACACTTGTActtgtaaaaatatataattttttaccaataaagatcTGAAATCTGAAATCTGTTaaatctattctattctattctaaatattcACCTTCTTCTTTGTCCTTCTTTCTGCACCGGACCTCATAAACAATAAAACCAATAAAAAGAGCGGCAATCAGAGCACCTCCTACAATATATTTCAGATAGTCATAGTAACGGTCTAAAAGCCTATGAATTTTCCCCGGTACGTATATCTCCATGTACGTCCTGATAATCTGAAATTAAAAATACGGGTCACACACTAACTTTAAGACACTTTAACATACACACAGAtatacacagcaaaagggaatgtacaagtttctaatggggtggcaacgcgcatgtgacactctgagttgcaggcgtccataggttacggtaaccgctttccaccaggcgggccgtacgcttgtttgcctccGACGTAGTAGGAAAAAAAATAGGACAGATAGAGTGATGGCAGGTTGActaatgttaacggaatggtggccgctatgaaatggcaaagacatatataccTATACTCCGTACAtccaatcacgcctgtatcccataaaggggtaggcagagcacatgaaactactaaagcttcagtgccactcttggcaaataaggggtcggaaggaaacgaaactgtggcattgcagtgacaggttgccagcctctcgcctacgccacaatttaacccatatcccatagtcgccttctacgacacccacgggaagaaaaggggtggtgaaattcttaacccgtcaccacacaggggtGTATATACTCCGTATAgacaaaaaaacgtacctcattaccatacagaaaaaggtacggtggccaaaatggcattacacctttagggtaagctcggctagatggcgctaatattaatatttgacattttaacacatatcaagctaagaatatgggccaaattgtcaaaactgaggttcaaaagttttaagcctgtgccaagagatggcagtctatgtactgtgattacacattttacttcgacagtaactctctataatacacGATCGTCTTTGCAAATGGTAAGAAGTGCCTGGGGGCGTAGTTTTCGCTGAGAACAGTAAATGTTGCcgataacaaaaatattgttccatttctactcttttttagggttccgtagtcaactaggaacccttatagtttcgccatgtctgtctgtctgtccgtccgtccgtccgtccgtccgtccgcggataatctcagtaaccgttagcactagaaagctgaaatttggtaccaatatgtatattaatcacgccaacaaagtgtaaaaataaaaaatggaaaaaaaaatattagggtacccctcctacatgtaaagtgggggctgattttttttttcattccaaccccaacgtgtgatatattgttggataggtatttaaaaatgaataagggtttactaagatcgttttttgataatattaatattttcggaaataatcgctcctaaaggaaaaaaaagtgcgtcccccctctaacttttgaaccataagtttaaaaaatatgaaaaaaatcacaaaagtagaactttataaagactttctaggaaaattgttttgaacttgataggttcagtagtttttgagaaaaatacggaaaactatggaaccctacactgagcgtggcccgacacgctcttggccgatttttttgTAAGCTGTAAAGCCAGACAAGTAATATataactacgcgccatgttgcggaatttcatcagaactattTTCCTCATACTAATACTGaaggtatactcttgggtcgacacgttcgtttttcgtcacgatcccaaatttgtccgattctgctttcgtcagcttGACCACaggctagccaaaggcaaagacgtggcctacgatggagtgagctcgcccagaagatgcctgttcactcttgatttgaaggttgccgggttatatgagctcggaaatatagccgccggcaaggaattccactccttggcagtgcgcataagaaaagaagaagcaaagcgcttcgtgcggattcgtggaatatccaccaagtaagccattcttcattcgtcaacttagaCTGCAgcagtcattatcgtctttgaccataatgagttgacctttttcttatttcgactcaattgtttttcgtcatttcgtatttggtcatattctagCTTTGTACCGACCTAAGActacgaaaaaacacgaaaaacatagatttaacagcgaacatgaCGAAAGAAGGTTATGACGAGTAAAAAACGAGACggattaagataaagatgaacaacgaaattgaccgtagttgagaaagaccatcgacgatcgtgacgaataaagaatggctgacgaaagcagaatttgacaaatttaggaacgtgacgaaactGACGAAAAACGATCGTTTCGAGCCAAGAGTATAccatactgaactgtcaccgcatataTCAGAATatcagcgccctcctgacaatagtcatatatttgacgaccggtctggcgcagtcggtagtgaccctgcctgctacgccgcggtcccgggttcgaatcccggcaagggcatttatatgtgtgatgagcacagatatttgttcgtgagtcatggatattttctatgtatataagtatttatatattatatatatcgttgtctgagtacccacaacacaagccttcttgagcttaccgtgggcctcagtcaatctgtgtaagaatgtcctataatatatttatttatttatatattgggCAGGCTTTAACTTCAATTGAAAATTTGTCAAATAAAAAACAAGAAATACACACCTGGAGGTAATGAATCGACGAAAACGAACGCAAATCTTGAAGCCTTATTATTGGACGTACTATTCTTACTATTCGACGTACTAGTTTTATTATTTGACGTCGTACTATTATTTGACGTAGTTCTTTTCTTGGTGTTAGCGGTACAGAGTACAGCGTAAACCACAAGAGTTATAATGAGGGAAAATAATAAGAGACCAGCGATTATATATTTCGCTTTCCCGAATTTTTCGTCCAAATATTTACGGCACTCTCTCGCTCCTGATTCGTCCATGCAAAATCTGTGAAATAAAAGATTACTTACTATTTTtataatagtgctaaaagtaGAAATCTCGAATGTCATACGATGGTCAACAAACCTGGCTAGTGATGCGCCAGTTTGCGGAAACTCTCTTTaaatctcggacactggcgatcaaatatacctATGGAAGAGgcacgttcctagcacacagtctaagctcgtgtaggtgaacgcgtactatgcttgtgtgagtgaaatatgacaggtatactgttcgcgttttgacaggcggtaactgtgaggtaaccgagagggggtgggcggcactttcagcagggagcgggagtggccatactgtatgatagtactctttattatactgttcccgtatagtacaagctttgcttagtttggggctaggttgatcccCACAACATTATTTATTCTgcactagcgacccgccccggcttcgcatgggtactatacctacatgtaaaccttcctctagaatcactctatctatttaaaaaaaccgcatcaaaatccgttgcgtagttttcaagatttaagcatacatagggacatagggacagaaaaagcgactttgttttatactatgtagtgatagtgatgatagtgatagtgattgGCAAGCCACAAATATAAGTACGCACCTTATTTGCACAAAACTGCGTAAACGATGAAACCGATGACGAGGAAGCCGAGCAATGTGCCCGCGAGGATGTAGCACACCTTTTTGGTCATACGCTATCTGAAAATATTACTTTGTGTCACATCACACACATAACAAAATATAAGCGGCTCAGctacgacaatggtctaagcgcgagagcggtgagcggcggccatacattggagcgagacacagcgatgggcctttacattcgcacgtatggctgccgctcaccgctgccgcgcttagaccaatgtcgtggctgtgCCGTAAGGGTACGCTCATATTGGAGGTGCGCGGGGCGCGGCGTGCGGCGTgcttgtcaaacaattgaagctcggGAATCTCGGgatccctttctttcccataaagttattgttcataatttcgttagtcagaatttgttattcatatattttgtggtcataaacatcactagtcataatttttgttacgaataacgtttaatgGTTCTAACAATAACAAACCATAATTTATCGGATAGGTATCATAATCTCAAAAGTCttaaagttgatgagtataaaattgaaaagtataacaataagagttttgaatgattcacggttattttcattagacttatattgaccgggatatagaccgtgattacctttttgatttttgtcgagctcccgatagtatagttttccgtgatcatgatgcatgcaactgcgtcgaaatatcgggagctcgacaaaaatcaaaaaggtaatcacggtctatatcccggtcaatataagtctaaagtataacaataattattaagaaatattattaagcatatattttgaagccctactgattgttctgcatatagatttaatgtctaaaattcctaaagtatatgaggagtgtcttttcaaaaggacttatttctataagtcaccaagggttatttctctaggaagacatagataaaaataacctctgttgacttatagaaataagtccttttgaaaagacactcctcatattATATTTCAGACATACATATAAAATACACAGAAAATTTTTATACACAAAATATTACCTCTATTTATGACTTcaaaacaaaaagtaacctagTATTCCCAGGTAGGTTGTTCGTTTCCTtttattccttagagcggaaatagcGTCTACTCATTGGTGGATGGAactaattgttttaaaaataacccttctcctatttgccaccgacgtggtataaaaaaaaattatatttgtcctgtaatatttagcataaaccaatatttcgtaaaattttcataatttttcgtcgGCGGTattgttttttacattttccttcaaaattattattttttcactacaaaaaaatttaaaaatatattttatttacgttcaatttgcgctctttc carries:
- the LOC125239356 gene encoding uncharacterized protein LOC125239356, with product MRSGAERRTKKKTKMERKAYSESRLTVVQRKGTMFGVKNKNNFRIFITVFATISVMMFIGVIIFVLVRTSVMPSEYKGKKTSASTSSATTTTASLEQLVFLARDADFVYRY